Proteins encoded within one genomic window of Prauserella marina:
- the htpG gene encoding molecular chaperone HtpG yields MATQTETLEFQAEARQLLQLMVHSIYSNKDIFLRELISNASDALDKLRLSAFKDKDLDVDVSDLRIDIETDPERRTLTVRDNGIGMSRDEVVGLIGTIAKSGTAELLRTLRESKDSEASRELIGQFGVGFYSSFMVADRVTLLTRRAGESDGTRWESRGEGTYTIDTVPGAPQGTAVTLHLKPEDAEDQLHDYTSRAKIKEIVRRYSDFITWPIRMETGEEGEEAEILNSRKALWARPKDETTEEEYRELYKHLSHDWADPLETIQFMAEGTFEYQALLFIPSRAPLDLFMRDAKRGVQLYVKRVFIMDDCEELMPEYLRFVKGVVDAQDLSLNVSREILQQDRHIRLMRRRLVKKVLGSVKGMLTDKPEQYDTFWREFGKAVKEGIVTDADNQEAILDIASFETTHDPERPTTLARYVERMKEGQEHIYYLTGASRSVIEKSPHMEALRAKGFEVLLLTDPIDEMWAGSVTGFAGKTFQSIAKGQVDLPGGDDETESESERTEQRRNFAPLLEWMTTTLEEHIKEVRLSTRLTSSPACIVGETYDISPALAKMYEAAGQEVPSAKRILELNPDHPLVAGLRAAHAGETKDTAALAETVELLYGMALLAEGSELLDPQRFTALLADKLTGTL; encoded by the coding sequence GTGGCTACCCAGACCGAGACGCTGGAGTTCCAGGCAGAGGCGCGTCAGCTGCTGCAATTGATGGTCCACTCGATCTACTCGAACAAGGACATCTTTCTCAGGGAATTGATCTCCAACGCCTCCGACGCGCTCGACAAGCTGCGCCTTTCCGCGTTCAAGGACAAGGACCTCGACGTCGACGTCAGCGACCTGCGCATCGACATCGAGACCGACCCCGAGCGGCGCACGCTGACGGTGCGCGACAACGGTATCGGCATGTCGCGCGACGAGGTCGTCGGCCTCATCGGCACGATCGCCAAGTCGGGGACCGCGGAATTGCTGCGCACGCTGCGCGAGAGCAAGGACAGCGAAGCGTCCCGCGAGCTGATCGGACAGTTCGGGGTCGGCTTCTACTCCAGCTTCATGGTTGCCGACAGGGTGACCCTGCTGACTCGGCGCGCGGGGGAGTCCGATGGCACGCGGTGGGAGTCGCGCGGCGAGGGGACTTACACGATCGACACGGTGCCCGGCGCGCCTCAGGGAACGGCCGTCACCCTGCACCTCAAGCCGGAGGATGCCGAGGACCAGCTCCACGACTACACCTCGCGGGCGAAGATCAAGGAGATCGTCCGCAGGTACTCGGACTTCATCACCTGGCCCATCAGGATGGAAACCGGTGAGGAGGGTGAAGAGGCCGAAATCCTCAACTCCCGCAAGGCGTTGTGGGCCCGGCCGAAGGACGAGACCACCGAGGAGGAGTACCGCGAGCTGTACAAGCACCTCAGCCACGACTGGGCCGACCCGCTGGAGACCATCCAGTTCATGGCAGAGGGCACGTTCGAGTACCAGGCCCTGTTGTTCATTCCGTCTCGTGCGCCGCTCGACCTCTTCATGCGCGACGCGAAACGGGGTGTGCAGCTCTACGTCAAGCGCGTGTTCATCATGGACGACTGCGAGGAACTCATGCCCGAGTACCTGCGCTTCGTCAAGGGCGTCGTCGACGCGCAGGACCTCTCGCTCAACGTCTCAAGGGAGATCCTGCAACAGGACCGGCACATCAGGCTCATGCGCCGGCGCCTCGTCAAGAAGGTGCTGGGCTCGGTGAAGGGCATGCTCACCGACAAGCCCGAGCAGTACGACACGTTCTGGCGCGAGTTCGGCAAGGCCGTCAAGGAGGGCATCGTCACCGATGCCGACAATCAGGAGGCGATTCTCGACATCGCCTCCTTCGAGACGACTCACGATCCCGAGCGGCCGACGACGCTGGCGCGGTACGTGGAGCGGATGAAGGAAGGTCAGGAACACATCTACTACCTGACCGGGGCTTCCCGGTCGGTGATCGAGAAGTCGCCGCACATGGAAGCCTTGCGTGCCAAGGGTTTCGAGGTGCTGCTGCTCACCGACCCCATCGACGAGATGTGGGCGGGTTCGGTCACCGGGTTCGCCGGCAAGACGTTCCAGTCGATCGCGAAGGGCCAGGTCGATCTGCCGGGCGGCGACGACGAGACCGAGAGCGAATCGGAGCGCACCGAACAGCGGCGGAATTTCGCGCCACTGCTGGAATGGATGACGACGACCCTGGAAGAGCACATCAAGGAGGTGCGGCTTTCCACCCGGCTGACCTCGTCGCCCGCGTGCATCGTGGGTGAGACCTACGACATCAGCCCGGCGCTCGCGAAGATGTACGAGGCGGCGGGGCAGGAAGTGCCCTCCGCCAAGCGGATCCTGGAACTCAACCCGGATCACCCACTGGTGGCGGGACTGCGCGCCGCGCACGCCGGTGAGACAAAAGACACCGCAGCCCTCGCCGAGACGGTGGAGTTGTTGTACGGCATGGCATTGCTCGCGGAGGGCAGTGAGCTGCTCGATCCGCAGCGGTTCACGGCTTTGCTCGCGGACAAGCTCACCGGCACGCTCTGA